The nucleotide sequence CAGTTTCTTCCCAGCCAATACATGCATCGGTAATCGAAACCCCATAAGCTAGATTTGAAGGATTAGATTCATCCAGTTTTTGATTTCCTGGATTAATATTACTTTCTAGCATAAGACCAATAATATGATTGTTCCCTGAAATTCGTTGTTCAACGACATTTCTGAATACTCCAGGTTGTTTGGTATGGTCTTTAAAAGAATTAGCATGTGAGCAGTCGATAATAATGCTCGTATTTGCTCCAGAATCTTTAAGTTTATTTACTGCATCAGACACTGATTGTTTATCATAGTTTGGTTTGTCGCTGCCACCTCTAAGTATAAGATGAGTATCTTGATTACCTCTTGTAGTGACAATTGAAGCTTTACCAGACCGATCCACACCTAGAAATCCATGCTTTGAATTTGATGAAATTATTCCATCTACAGCTAATTGAACACTTCCACCAGTTCCATTTTTGAAACCTATTGGCATACTAAGGCCACTTGCAAGTTGGCGATGGGTTTGACTTTCTGAAGTTCTTGCGCCAATTGCACCCCAGGAAATAAGATCACCAAAATATTGAGGTGTTATAGGATCTAGAAATTCTGTACCAGACCATAGTCCAAGATTAGCAACATCAAGAAGAAATTTTCTAGCTTTTTTTAACCCCGTGACCATATCAAAAGAACCGTTCAAATCAGGGTCATATACTAGACCCTTCCAACCTACAGTTGTTCTGGGTTTTTCAAAATACACTCTCATTAATACTAAAAGTTTATCTTTATATTTTTCTACTAATGGCTTTAGTTTTCTGGCATAATCTAAACCTGCATCGGTATCATGTATTGAGCAAGGACCTGCTATAATAACAAACCTATCATCTTTTCCGGTAAGCACATCATGTATTTCATTTCTCCCGGTTGTTATAAAATTACTAAGTTCATTAGATATAGGAAATTCTTCTATAAGTTCTGTAGGTGTTGGCAAGGGTTGTGTTTGTATGACATTAGCATCATATAAATCTGGATTATCTTGTTTTGTCTTATTCATATTTCCTCAAGCAAGTCAATTTAATATTTTATCTGAGGCGCACATTATGTACCTTTTTTAGTATTTGGTCAATTAATGACTCTTTATATTTAATTTATATC is from SAR202 cluster bacterium and encodes:
- a CDS encoding 3-deoxy-7-phosphoheptulonate synthase, whose product is MNKTKQDNPDLYDANVIQTQPLPTPTELIEEFPISNELSNFITTGRNEIHDVLTGKDDRFVIIAGPCSIHDTDAGLDYARKLKPLVEKYKDKLLVLMRVYFEKPRTTVGWKGLVYDPDLNGSFDMVTGLKKARKFLLDVANLGLWSGTEFLDPITPQYFGDLISWGAIGARTSESQTHRQLASGLSMPIGFKNGTGGSVQLAVDGIISSNSKHGFLGVDRSGKASIVTTRGNQDTHLILRGGSDKPNYDKQSVSDAVNKLKDSGANTSIIIDCSHANSFKDHTKQPGVFRNVVEQRISGNNHIIGLMLESNINPGNQKLDESNPSNLAYGVSITDACIGWEETEVLLEEAYKNIK